The following are encoded together in the Lathyrus oleraceus cultivar Zhongwan6 chromosome 3, CAAS_Psat_ZW6_1.0, whole genome shotgun sequence genome:
- the LOC127131845 gene encoding uncharacterized protein LOC127131845 — protein sequence MATDASVSSIKLMNQDLVKLDRFDGTNYSRWQDKMTFLLTALKIQYVLDPDLEAIPEPTENDTDEVKKKRKKRKEDELICRGHILKTLSDRLYDLYTNTTSAKEIWNTLEFKFKAEEEGRKKFLISKYFDFKMLDSKPILAQVHELQVLVNKIKAVKIDIPEAFQVGAIIAKLPPSWNGYRKKLLHSSEDFALEKL from the coding sequence ATGGCCACCGACGCTTCTGTTTCAAGCATCAAACTGATGAACCAGGACCTTGTTAAGTTAGATCGTTTCGATGGAACAAACTATTCCCGCTGGCAAGACAAAATGACATTTCTCCTGACCGCCCTGAAAATTCAATATGTCCTGGATCCTGATCTGGAGGCAATTCCAGAACCAACTGAGAATGATACTGATGAAGTaaaaaagaagagaaagaaaCGAAAAGAAGATGAACTGATTTGTCGTGGACACATCTTGAAAACATTATCTGATCGTCTCTATGATCTCTACACCAATACTACATCCGCAAAGGAAATCTGGAACACACTCGAATTCAAATTCAAGGCCGAAGAAGAAGGTAGGAAAAAGTTTTTAATATCTAAATACTTTGATTTTAAGATGTTAGATTCCAAGCCGATTCTTGCACAAGTACACGAGTTACAGGTTCTCGTGAATAAAATAAAAGCCGTGAAAATTGACATTCCTGAAGCATTCCAAGTCGGTGCAATAATAGCAAAATTGCCACCTTCGTGGAATGGATACAGAAAGAAATTGCTGCATAGTTCTGAGGACTTTGCTTTGGAGAAACTTTAG
- the LOC127128390 gene encoding uncharacterized protein LOC127128390 — protein MITEGTSPANTTTSVSTSLNEVGKLFGQLFGLLLAIIGFASVNKSKENSLQIMALAFMVTLFYMVLLLVTVLQLHVPFMIVILFFGIVVSLLALMIISVTVGLVYLGLWIFIFLLVVCFKYRKVFYEMIPKRIKNLFERSRGKGNVEISCHNLELSGVESLPV, from the exons ATGATAACCGAAGGAACTTCACCTGCAAATACAACTACATCAGTTTCAACAAG CTTGAACGAGGTTGGAAAATTATTTGGACAATTATTTGGGCTATTGTTAGCAATAATCGGATTTGCATCTGTGAATAAAAGCAAGGAAAATTCTCTACAAATTATGGCTTTGGCTTTTATGGTTACTCTTTTCTATATGGTTTTGTTGCTTGTCACAGTGTTGCAACTTCACGTTCCATTTATGATTGTTATTCTCTTTTTTGGAATAGTTGTTTCACTTTTAGCTTTGATGATTATTTCGGTTACGGTTGGTTTGGTTTATTTGGGCCTATGGATCTTCATCTTTCTTTTGGTGGTGTGCTTTAAATATCGAAAAGTTTTCTATGAAATGATTCCCAAAAGAATAAAGAATTTATTTGAAAGGTCACGTGGTAAAGGGAATGTTGAGATTTCATGTCACAATTTGGAGTTATCTGGAGTTGAGTCACTTCCAGTATAA